In Bacillus cereus ATCC 14579, a single window of DNA contains:
- the tsaD gene encoding tRNA (adenosine(37)-N6)-threonylcarbamoyltransferase complex transferase subunit TsaD encodes MEKNTIILGIETSCDETAVAVVKNGTEIIANVVASQIESHKRFGGVVPEIASRHHVEEITVVLEEALKEANITFDDIDAIAVTEGPGLVGALLIGVNAAKAVAFAHDIPLVGVHHIAGHIYANRLVKEVQFPLLSLVVSGGHTELVYMKEHGSFEVIGETRDDAAGEAYDKVARTLSMPYPGGPHIDRLAHEGEPTIDLPRAWLEPDSYDFSFSGLKSAVINTVHNAKQRGIEIAPEDLAASFQESVIDVLVTKAARAAEAYNVKQLLLAGGVAANKGLRARLEEEFAQKENIELIIPPLSLCTDNAAMIAAAGTIAYEQGKRATLALNANPGLDIEA; translated from the coding sequence ATGGAAAAAAATACGATTATACTTGGTATTGAAACAAGTTGTGATGAAACAGCAGTAGCAGTTGTTAAAAATGGAACGGAAATTATTGCGAATGTCGTTGCATCACAAATTGAAAGTCATAAACGTTTTGGCGGCGTTGTACCAGAGATTGCATCACGTCATCATGTAGAAGAAATTACAGTTGTGTTAGAAGAAGCTTTAAAGGAAGCAAACATCACATTTGATGATATTGATGCAATTGCTGTAACAGAAGGTCCTGGTTTAGTAGGAGCACTTCTAATTGGAGTAAATGCAGCGAAGGCAGTAGCGTTTGCACATGATATTCCGTTAGTCGGTGTTCATCATATTGCTGGTCATATTTATGCGAACCGTTTAGTAAAAGAAGTTCAATTCCCGTTATTATCACTTGTTGTATCTGGTGGGCATACAGAACTTGTTTATATGAAAGAACATGGTTCATTCGAAGTAATTGGTGAAACACGAGACGATGCAGCTGGAGAAGCATATGATAAAGTAGCTCGTACGTTATCTATGCCATATCCAGGTGGTCCTCATATTGATCGCCTTGCACATGAAGGAGAACCGACAATTGATTTGCCTCGTGCATGGCTAGAACCGGATTCGTATGATTTTAGCTTTAGTGGATTGAAATCAGCAGTTATCAACACTGTGCATAACGCAAAACAGCGCGGTATAGAAATTGCACCAGAAGATTTAGCGGCAAGTTTCCAAGAAAGTGTAATAGATGTACTTGTAACGAAAGCAGCTCGTGCAGCAGAAGCTTATAATGTAAAGCAATTACTTCTTGCTGGTGGAGTAGCTGCTAATAAAGGACTTCGTGCGCGATTAGAAGAGGAATTTGCACAAAAAGAAAACATTGAATTAATTATTCCGCCGCTATCTTTATGCACAGATAATGCAGCGATGATTGCAGCGGCAGGGACTATTGCTTATGAACAAGGTAAGCGTGCAACATTAGCCTTAAATGCAAATCCAGGATTAGATATTGAAGCATAG
- the tsaB gene encoding tRNA (adenosine(37)-N6)-threonylcarbamoyltransferase complex dimerization subunit type 1 TsaB translates to MKVLAIDTSNYVMGVSLIEEENVIGEIITNLTKNHSVRLMPAVEKLLKECGVKPKELTKIVVAAGPGSYTGVRIGVTAAKTLAWSLQIPIVGVSSLEVVAANGANFNGLICPLFDGRRGQIYTGLYTYEGEQLTSIEEDRIILIVDWLQMLKDKGQPVLFIGNDVKLHKETIIEHLGDQAVFAPFTKNNPRPSELAFLGLQKEEQDVHTFVPSYLRLAEAETKWLESQNK, encoded by the coding sequence ATGAAAGTACTAGCAATTGATACTTCAAATTACGTAATGGGTGTATCCCTTATTGAGGAAGAAAACGTAATTGGGGAAATCATTACAAATTTAACAAAAAACCATTCTGTACGTCTTATGCCAGCTGTAGAGAAACTGTTAAAAGAGTGTGGCGTAAAACCGAAGGAATTAACTAAAATCGTTGTAGCTGCTGGACCTGGATCCTATACAGGTGTTCGTATAGGCGTGACAGCGGCGAAAACATTAGCTTGGTCACTTCAAATACCAATTGTAGGTGTATCAAGTTTAGAGGTAGTAGCTGCAAACGGTGCTAACTTTAACGGGTTAATTTGTCCTTTATTTGATGGAAGACGTGGGCAAATTTATACTGGGTTATATACATATGAAGGAGAGCAGTTAACTTCAATAGAAGAAGACCGAATTATTCTTATTGTAGACTGGTTGCAAATGTTAAAAGATAAAGGACAGCCTGTTTTATTTATCGGTAACGATGTTAAATTGCATAAAGAAACAATTATAGAACATTTAGGTGATCAAGCTGTATTCGCTCCATTTACTAAAAATAACCCAAGACCAAGTGAGCTAGCATTCTTAGGATTACAAAAAGAAGAACAAGATGTGCATACGTTTGTTCCAAGCTATCTTCGTTTAGCTGAAGCTGAAACAAAGTGGTTAGAAAGTCAAAACAAGTAG
- a CDS encoding ABC-F family ATP-binding cassette domain-containing protein has product MILLQVNALSKLYGAETILANIKLEVQTKDRIALVGRNGAGKSTLLKIIAGELSHDGGEIIKPKDVSIGYLAQNTGLETSLTIWDEMLTVFTHLQQMETKLRRLEQEMGKEKNFSNEATYERLLADYDQLQLNYKDQGGYQYEADIRSILSGLGFPVETHQTTISTLSGGQKTRLALGKLLLTKPDLLILDEPTNHLDIETLTWLEQYLQGYPGAILIVSHDRYFLDKLVTQVYEISNKESRRFVGNYSKYLDLKSALYEQEMKRYEKQQDEIAKLEDFVQKNIARASTTKRAQSRRKQLDRMELLTRPLGDSKSASFHFDIEKQSGNDVLQVNDATIGYDGNPIIEHVTMRLTRGDSVALVGPNGIGKSTLLKSIVNKLPLLNGDVSFGSNVSVGYYDQEQANLTSSKRVLNELWDEYPLQPEKEIRTILGNFLFTGDDVLKPVSSLSGGQKARLALAKLMMQKSNLLILDEPTNHLDLNSKEILENALIDYPGTLLFVSHDRYFINRVTTTVVELSTEGAQEYLGDYDYYVEKKNEMIERAELEQQESDVPVQKVVAQEKLNYLEEKERKKLERQRTRKIEELEQSIVELEEEIATLEDQLCLPEIYADYEKASEITTKKQTLQEQLETCMAEWEELHV; this is encoded by the coding sequence TTGATTTTATTACAAGTAAACGCGCTTTCGAAATTATACGGTGCAGAAACGATTCTTGCAAACATAAAATTGGAAGTACAAACAAAAGATCGTATCGCATTAGTTGGAAGGAATGGAGCAGGAAAATCTACATTATTAAAAATTATCGCTGGTGAATTATCTCATGATGGTGGCGAAATTATAAAACCGAAAGATGTCTCAATCGGATATTTAGCTCAAAATACTGGACTAGAAACGTCTTTAACAATTTGGGATGAAATGCTAACCGTCTTTACCCACTTACAGCAAATGGAGACAAAACTTCGAAGGCTTGAGCAAGAAATGGGAAAAGAAAAAAACTTTTCAAACGAAGCTACATATGAAAGATTGTTAGCTGATTATGACCAACTACAACTCAATTATAAAGATCAAGGTGGATATCAATATGAAGCGGATATTCGCTCCATTTTAAGCGGCCTTGGCTTCCCAGTTGAAACGCACCAGACGACGATCTCTACTTTAAGCGGCGGGCAAAAAACAAGATTAGCTCTCGGGAAATTATTATTAACAAAACCAGACTTACTTATTTTGGACGAGCCTACAAACCATTTAGACATCGAAACATTAACATGGCTTGAGCAATATTTGCAAGGTTATCCTGGCGCAATATTAATCGTCTCACATGACCGTTATTTCTTAGACAAACTCGTTACACAAGTATATGAAATTTCGAATAAAGAAAGCAGACGATTTGTTGGTAACTACAGTAAATATTTAGACTTAAAATCAGCATTATATGAGCAAGAAATGAAACGTTACGAAAAACAACAAGATGAAATCGCAAAACTTGAGGACTTCGTTCAAAAGAATATAGCTCGCGCTTCTACAACGAAACGTGCTCAAAGTCGCCGTAAACAACTAGACAGAATGGAATTATTAACGAGACCATTAGGGGATTCTAAGTCAGCATCATTCCACTTCGATATTGAAAAACAAAGTGGAAATGATGTTTTACAAGTAAATGATGCAACCATCGGCTATGATGGAAACCCTATAATTGAACATGTAACTATGCGCTTAACTCGCGGAGATAGTGTTGCTTTAGTTGGTCCAAACGGAATTGGGAAATCCACATTGTTAAAATCCATTGTGAATAAGTTACCACTATTAAATGGTGATGTTTCTTTCGGATCAAATGTATCTGTTGGTTATTATGATCAAGAACAAGCAAACTTAACATCTTCTAAACGGGTTTTAAATGAACTATGGGATGAATATCCACTGCAACCGGAAAAAGAAATCCGTACTATACTTGGGAATTTTTTATTCACAGGAGATGATGTACTGAAACCAGTATCTTCCCTTAGTGGTGGACAAAAAGCTCGATTAGCTCTTGCAAAACTTATGATGCAAAAGTCAAATTTGTTAATTCTAGATGAGCCTACGAACCACCTTGATTTAAATAGTAAAGAGATTTTGGAGAATGCTTTAATTGATTACCCAGGGACTCTTCTATTCGTCTCACATGACCGCTACTTTATTAACCGTGTAACAACGACTGTGGTTGAGTTATCAACAGAAGGTGCACAGGAATATTTAGGGGATTACGATTACTACGTTGAAAAGAAAAATGAAATGATTGAACGTGCAGAACTTGAACAGCAAGAAAGTGACGTTCCTGTTCAAAAGGTGGTTGCACAAGAGAAATTAAATTATTTAGAAGAAAAAGAGCGTAAAAAACTAGAGCGTCAACGCACTAGAAAAATTGAAGAGCTAGAACAAAGTATAGTGGAATTAGAAGAAGAAATTGCTACGTTAGAAGATCAACTTTGCTTACCAGAAATATATGCAGATTATGAAAAAGCTAGTGAAATTACAACTAAAAAGCAAACGCTACAAGAACAACTTGAAACTTGTATGGCAGAATGGGAAGAGCTGCATGTATAA
- the rimI gene encoding ribosomal protein S18-alanine N-acetyltransferase: MDMIFRKMELDDIAQIVAIEEASFSTPWTADAFHRELTMNEHAHYIVLEKDGRVVGYCGLWIIIDESHITNIAILPEYRGQKLGDALLKAVISEAKELGVKTMTLEVRVSNEVAKQLYRKYGFQNGGIRKRYYADNQEDGLVMWVNI, from the coding sequence ATGGATATGATATTTAGAAAGATGGAGCTTGATGATATTGCTCAAATTGTAGCTATTGAAGAAGCGTCTTTTTCAACTCCTTGGACTGCAGATGCCTTTCACCGTGAATTAACGATGAATGAACATGCACATTATATTGTGTTAGAAAAAGATGGTCGTGTAGTCGGGTATTGTGGATTGTGGATAATTATTGATGAATCACATATAACAAATATAGCTATTTTGCCAGAATACCGAGGTCAAAAGTTAGGAGATGCCCTATTGAAAGCAGTTATTTCTGAAGCGAAAGAACTAGGGGTAAAAACAATGACACTTGAAGTACGTGTATCAAATGAAGTAGCAAAGCAGTTATACAGAAAATACGGATTTCAAAATGGTGGGATTCGTAAACGATACTATGCAGACAATCAGGAAGATGGTCTCGTAATGTGGGTGAATATATAA
- a CDS encoding YdiK family protein, whose product MRNSPLFMAALYFLLGCIFTRFAITNVTDTIWNMWTILFAVMATIDFNLALRLILVKFTKKKQ is encoded by the coding sequence ATGAGAAACTCACCATTGTTCATGGCTGCACTATACTTCCTTCTTGGATGTATCTTTACACGCTTCGCCATTACGAACGTGACAGATACAATCTGGAATATGTGGACAATACTATTTGCAGTTATGGCAACAATTGATTTTAATTTGGCACTTCGCCTTATATTAGTTAAATTCACAAAGAAGAAACAATAA
- a CDS encoding CPBP family intramembrane glutamic endopeptidase has product MKKQYWWIIVTYILMQLSGVVGLPLLLKTGLYDNRGFTIEEKGQIITGHWAIISFFIALCIVLWLLRTDIRDRHLDPMRSSVPATIGWIFIGFFLAIISQSIAGMIEMYVFGVPRGSENTDRLLDIARTIPWFLIVVSIIGPILEEIVFRKILFGTLYKKFNFFIAAIISSLVFATIHFDFTHLLVYTAMGLVFAFLYVKTKRIIVPIAAHVAMNTLVAIGQIFMSNEQIQEMIKEAEKMQGFIGGFFV; this is encoded by the coding sequence TTGAAGAAACAATACTGGTGGATTATCGTTACATACATTTTAATGCAGTTATCTGGCGTTGTTGGATTACCACTTCTCCTAAAAACAGGACTCTATGATAATAGAGGATTTACCATTGAAGAAAAAGGACAAATCATAACGGGACACTGGGCAATCATTAGCTTCTTTATTGCATTATGTATCGTGCTTTGGTTACTTAGAACAGATATTCGTGACAGGCATTTAGATCCAATGCGCTCTTCTGTTCCAGCTACTATTGGATGGATTTTTATCGGGTTCTTCTTAGCAATCATCTCACAATCCATTGCAGGTATGATTGAAATGTATGTATTTGGGGTTCCACGTGGATCTGAGAATACAGACAGACTGTTGGACATCGCAAGAACGATACCTTGGTTCCTTATTGTTGTATCTATAATTGGACCTATCTTAGAAGAAATCGTATTTAGAAAAATTCTATTCGGCACGCTTTATAAGAAGTTTAACTTCTTTATCGCAGCTATCATTAGTTCGCTTGTATTCGCAACAATTCATTTTGATTTTACTCACTTATTGGTATACACTGCTATGGGGCTCGTATTCGCCTTCTTATATGTGAAGACGAAACGTATTATCGTTCCGATTGCAGCTCATGTTGCGATGAATACATTAGTCGCTATTGGGCAAATTTTTATGAGCAATGAACAAATTCAAGAAATGATTAAAGAAGCTGAAAAAATGCAAGGCTTTATCGGAGGATTTTTTGTATGA
- a CDS encoding SprT family protein — MDEQEIQRLVEEVSLQYFEMPFLHKAVFNNRLRTTGGRYLLKSHNIELNYRYYELYGEEELVGIIKHELCHYHLHIAGRGYKHGDRDFRELLKKVDAPRFCKRMINEEKEKKIYKYECMECSLQYVRRRQINIKRYVCGKCKGKLKPISKTS; from the coding sequence GTGGATGAGCAAGAAATTCAGCGACTAGTGGAAGAAGTGTCACTACAATACTTTGAGATGCCGTTCTTACATAAAGCGGTGTTTAATAATAGATTACGTACAACTGGTGGGCGTTATTTATTGAAGAGTCATAATATCGAACTGAATTATCGATATTACGAATTGTATGGTGAAGAAGAGTTAGTCGGGATTATTAAACATGAGCTTTGTCATTATCACTTACATATTGCAGGAAGAGGGTATAAGCACGGGGACAGGGATTTTCGTGAGTTGTTAAAGAAAGTTGATGCACCACGTTTTTGTAAACGAATGATTAATGAAGAGAAGGAAAAAAAGATTTATAAGTATGAATGTATGGAGTGTTCACTTCAATATGTAAGAAGGCGTCAAATAAATATAAAAAGATATGTCTGTGGAAAGTGTAAAGGGAAACTCAAACCGATATCGAAAACATCTTGA
- the groL gene encoding chaperonin GroEL (60 kDa chaperone family; promotes refolding of misfolded polypeptides especially under stressful conditions; forms two stacked rings of heptamers to form a barrel-shaped 14mer; ends can be capped by GroES; misfolded proteins enter the barrel where they are refolded when GroES binds), with protein MAKDIKFSEEARRSMLRGVDTLANAVKVTLGPKGRNVVLEKKFGSPLITNDGVTIAKEIELEDAFENMGAKLVAEVASKTNDVAGDGTTTATVLAQAMIREGLKNVTAGANPMGLRKGIEKAVTAAIEELKTISKPIEGKSSIAQVAAISAADEEVGQLIAEAMERVGNDGVITLEESKGFTTELDVVEGMQFDRGYASPYMITDSDKMEAVLDNPYILITDKKISNIQEILPVLEQVVQQGKPLLIIAEDVEGEALATLVVNKLRGTFNVVAVKAPGFGDRRKAMLEDIAILTGGEVITEELGRDLKSATVESLGRAGKVVVTKENTTVVEGVGSTEQIEARIGQIRAQLEETTSEFDREKLQERLAKLAGGVPVIKVGAATETELKERKLRIEDALNSTRAAVEEGIVAGGGTSLMNVYTKVASIVAEGDEATGINIVLRALEEPVRQIAINAGLEGSVVVERLKGEKVGVGFNAATGEWVNMLESGIVDPAKVTRSALQNAASVAAMFLTTEAVVADKPEPNAPAMPDMGGMGMGGMGGMM; from the coding sequence ATGGCAAAAGATATTAAATTTAGTGAAGAAGCACGTCGTTCGATGCTTCGCGGTGTCGACACTCTTGCAAACGCAGTAAAAGTTACGCTTGGACCAAAAGGTCGTAACGTTGTACTTGAGAAAAAATTTGGTTCACCACTTATTACAAATGATGGTGTAACAATCGCAAAAGAAATCGAATTAGAAGATGCATTCGAAAACATGGGTGCGAAATTAGTAGCAGAAGTTGCTAGCAAAACAAATGACGTAGCTGGTGACGGAACAACAACTGCAACTGTATTAGCGCAAGCTATGATTCGTGAAGGTCTTAAAAACGTAACAGCTGGTGCGAACCCAATGGGGCTTCGTAAAGGTATCGAAAAAGCTGTTACTGCTGCAATTGAAGAATTAAAAACGATTTCTAAACCAATCGAAGGCAAATCTTCTATCGCACAAGTAGCTGCTATTTCTGCAGCTGACGAAGAAGTAGGTCAATTAATCGCTGAAGCAATGGAGCGCGTTGGTAACGACGGCGTTATTACTTTAGAAGAGTCTAAAGGATTCACAACAGAATTAGACGTAGTAGAAGGTATGCAATTTGATCGTGGATATGCATCTCCTTACATGATTACTGATTCTGACAAAATGGAAGCAGTTCTTGATAACCCATACATCTTAATTACTGACAAAAAGATTTCTAACATTCAAGAAATCTTACCAGTATTAGAGCAAGTGGTACAACAAGGTAAACCACTTCTTATCATTGCTGAAGATGTAGAAGGCGAAGCTTTAGCTACATTAGTAGTGAACAAACTTCGTGGTACATTCAACGTAGTAGCTGTTAAAGCTCCTGGATTTGGTGACCGTCGTAAAGCAATGCTAGAAGATATCGCAATCTTAACAGGTGGCGAAGTAATCACTGAAGAATTAGGTCGTGACTTAAAATCTGCTACAGTTGAATCTTTAGGACGCGCTGGTAAAGTTGTTGTTACAAAAGAAAACACAACTGTAGTTGAAGGTGTAGGAAGCACAGAACAAATCGAAGCTCGCATCGGTCAAATCCGTGCGCAATTAGAAGAAACAACTTCTGAATTCGATCGTGAAAAATTACAAGAGCGTCTTGCTAAACTAGCAGGTGGCGTACCAGTAATTAAAGTAGGTGCAGCAACTGAAACTGAGTTAAAAGAGCGCAAACTTCGCATTGAAGATGCACTTAACTCAACTCGTGCAGCAGTAGAAGAAGGTATCGTTGCAGGTGGTGGTACTTCACTTATGAACGTATACACAAAAGTAGCTTCTATCGTAGCTGAAGGCGACGAAGCAACAGGTATCAACATCGTACTTCGCGCACTAGAAGAGCCAGTTCGTCAAATCGCAATCAACGCTGGTCTAGAAGGATCTGTAGTTGTAGAGCGTCTAAAAGGCGAAAAAGTAGGCGTTGGTTTCAACGCAGCTACTGGCGAATGGGTTAACATGCTTGAGTCTGGTATCGTAGATCCAGCTAAAGTAACTCGTTCTGCACTTCAAAACGCAGCATCTGTTGCAGCTATGTTCTTAACAACTGAAGCTGTAGTAGCTGACAAGCCAGAACCAAATGCACCAGCAATGCCTGACATGGGCGGCATGGGCATGGGCGGTATGGGCGGAATGATGTAA
- the cmpA gene encoding cortex morphogenetic protein CmpA: MPTWLKKQMQRAYFEKNRYQIKLLNECWFYYSKIHQSS, encoded by the coding sequence ATGCCTACGTGGCTAAAAAAACAAATGCAACGTGCATATTTCGAAAAAAACCGGTATCAAATTAAGTTATTAAATGAATGCTGGTTTTATTATAGCAAAATACATCAAAGCTCATAA
- a CDS encoding redox-sensing transcriptional repressor Rex codes for MDQQKIPQATAKRLPLYYRFIQNLSLSGKQRVSSAELSEAVKVDSATIRRDFSYFGALGKKGYGYNVNYLLSFFRETLDQDDITRVALIGVGNLGTAFLHYNFTKNNNTKIEMAFDVSEEKVGTEIGGIPVYHLDELEERLSNDIQVAILTVPATVAQAVADRLAETSVHGILNFTPARLNVSENIRIHHIDLAVELQTLVYFLKNYPQ; via the coding sequence ATGGATCAGCAAAAGATTCCACAAGCCACTGCTAAAAGATTGCCTCTATACTATCGATTTATCCAAAACTTATCTCTTTCTGGTAAGCAGCGTGTTTCATCGGCCGAATTGAGTGAGGCAGTAAAAGTAGATTCCGCAACAATACGAAGAGATTTTTCGTATTTTGGAGCGTTAGGGAAAAAGGGATATGGATATAACGTAAATTATTTATTATCATTTTTCCGCGAAACACTTGATCAAGATGATATAACACGTGTAGCACTTATTGGAGTAGGTAATTTAGGGACCGCTTTCTTACATTATAATTTCACGAAAAACAATAATACAAAAATTGAAATGGCATTTGATGTTAGTGAAGAGAAAGTTGGAACAGAAATCGGGGGCATTCCTGTATATCATTTAGATGAATTAGAAGAGAGATTATCAAATGATATACAAGTGGCAATATTAACAGTACCGGCTACAGTAGCACAAGCTGTAGCAGATAGATTAGCTGAAACAAGCGTGCACGGTATTTTGAATTTCACACCAGCGCGATTAAACGTATCAGAGAATATTAGAATTCATCATATTGACTTAGCTGTAGAGTTACAAACATTAGTTTACTTTTTGAAAAACTATCCACAATAA
- the groES gene encoding co-chaperone GroES, whose protein sequence is MLKPLGDRVVIELVQAEEKTASGIVLPDTAKEKPQEGKVVAVGTGRVLENGERVALEVAAGDLIIFSKYAGTEVKYEGTDYLILRESDILAVIG, encoded by the coding sequence ATGCTAAAGCCATTAGGTGATCGCGTTGTAATTGAGCTTGTTCAAGCAGAAGAAAAAACAGCAAGTGGTATTGTATTACCAGATACTGCAAAAGAAAAACCACAAGAGGGTAAAGTTGTTGCAGTAGGTACTGGTCGAGTGCTTGAGAATGGTGAGCGTGTTGCTTTAGAGGTAGCAGCAGGTGATCTTATCATCTTCTCAAAATATGCAGGTACTGAAGTGAAATATGAAGGTACAGACTACTTGATTTTACGTGAAAGTGACATTTTAGCAGTTATCGGTTAA
- the tsaE gene encoding tRNA (adenosine(37)-N6)-threonylcarbamoyltransferase complex ATPase subunit type 1 TsaE, translated as MSKYEVTTKSSEETQRLSEKLGELVEAQDVIILEGDLGAGKTTFTKGLAKGLGVKRVVNSPTFNIIKEYKGRLPLYHMDVYRLAESEEDLGFDEYFYGEGITVVEWAHLIEAYLPNEKLQISLFHAGDDTRKIILEPIGDRYIRLCEELLQDESTSN; from the coding sequence GTGAGTAAATATGAAGTAACAACAAAATCTTCTGAGGAAACACAAAGGTTATCAGAAAAACTAGGTGAGCTCGTAGAGGCACAAGACGTAATTATTTTAGAAGGAGATCTTGGAGCTGGTAAGACGACTTTTACAAAGGGACTAGCAAAAGGTCTTGGAGTGAAAAGAGTTGTAAATAGTCCTACCTTTAATATCATCAAAGAATATAAAGGAAGATTACCGCTATATCATATGGACGTGTATCGCTTAGCAGAAAGTGAAGAGGACTTAGGCTTTGATGAATATTTCTACGGTGAAGGAATTACGGTAGTAGAATGGGCTCATTTAATAGAAGCATATTTACCGAATGAAAAGTTACAAATTAGTTTATTCCATGCTGGAGATGACACAAGAAAAATTATACTCGAGCCAATTGGAGATCGCTATATTAGATTATGTGAGGAGCTATTACAAGATGAAAGTACTAGCAATTGA